One Perca flavescens isolate YP-PL-M2 chromosome 16, PFLA_1.0, whole genome shotgun sequence genomic window, GGTTTTGGTTTCCTCATTATGATATTACTGGCCTACATAATTACTGCTATTACTTTTTAAACCAGTCTCTAATGTACCAATTCATGTTTTGAACTCTGGTCTTTACTTTTCTACAGGAACACCTCATCTAAGTATGACAACATCCCCAACAAAGATCTTATCCACTCAGGATCTCCTGCTCTGTATCGGCTGATACCAAAGAAAGAGAAGATTGGATCTCTGAGGAGAATGACTCTTggtgaaaaaaatccaaacaagaTCAACAAAACCATCTTACTTGTTGGTGAAACAGGAACAGGAAAATCTACTCTGATCAACGCTCTGGTCAACTACGCCATGGGAGTGAAGTGGGAGGATGATGTCTGGTTTAAGATCGTAGAAGACGAGAAGAGAAGTCAATCAGAAAGTCAGACATCGGATGTGATCGTGTACCAGATCTTTGGTTTTGAAGATAAAACTCTGCCCTACTCTCTGACCATCATCGATACTCCTGGATACGGAGACACCAGAGGGATCGAacatgatgacatcatcagtcaAAGATTATTAGACTTGTTCCACTCAGAAGATGGAGTTCATGAGATTAATGCAGTGGGTCTGGTGATGAAAGGAAGTGAGAATCGACTGACTGACCGACAGAGGTACATCTTAGATTCAGTGATCTCTCTGTTTGGAAAAAACATGGAGAAGAACATTGTCACCCTCATCACACACTCAGATGGAAGAACACCTAAAAACATTCTGGAAGCTCTCGAGGCTGTGGAGATTAAATGTGCCATAAATGAGAAGAATCAACCTGTTCACTTCCTGTTTAATAACCGCCAGCATGAAGACAGGACAGAGGATGAAGAAGTCCTCAAACATGCAGATAAAACATCAATGAAAGGAATGAATCAGTTCACAAACTTTCTGGTAAAAACTGCACCTCAGAGATTGGAGAAAACCGTAAATGTCTTGAACGGGCGAATCAGACTGACAGCCTGCATCAACAACCTGAAAGAGAGAATTAAGTTCATTGATCAAAAGCAAACAGAGATCCAACAGACTCAGGATGGTCTGAAGATGTATGAAGGAGAGATGAAGAACAATGAGAAGTTCACTGTAGAAGGTGATGAGGTCTACAAAGATAAAGAACGTATTGATGGTGGGAGGTGGGGGTTGGTGTTCTATGAAGCAGCAACCTGCTGTACTGTCTGTGAGGAGAACTGTCACTATCCTGGATGCACACTGGCCCAGAAACCAGAAAGCTGTGAGGTCATGAAAAATGGCCGCTGCACTTCAT contains:
- the LOC114570581 gene encoding uncharacterized protein LOC114570581, whose amino-acid sequence is MPPPTSNLSSGGSGRQRAPAKDRVVIGRILHIVREYLTPSQTNNTDSVCSQLVTKLQELQIHFRKLTRFSILNSWEAVTMATNTSSKYDNIPNKDLIHSGSPALYRLIPKKEKIGSLRRMTLGEKNPNKINKTILLVGETGTGKSTLINALVNYAMGVKWEDDVWFKIVEDEKRSQSESQTSDVIVYQIFGFEDKTLPYSLTIIDTPGYGDTRGIEHDDIISQRLLDLFHSEDGVHEINAVGLVMKGSENRLTDRQRYILDSVISLFGKNMEKNIVTLITHSDGRTPKNILEALEAVEIKCAINEKNQPVHFLFNNRQHEDRTEDEEVLKHADKTSMKGMNQFTNFLVKTAPQRLEKTVNVLNGRIRLTACINNLKERIKFIDQKQTEIQQTQDGLKMYEGEMKNNEKFTVEGDEVYKDKERIDGGRWGLVFYEAATCCTVCEENCHYPGCTLAQKPESCEVMKNGRCTSCTRKCPASDHVKENYKYVNKTRKVKKTLEDVKQKYEKNKEETAKKERLLESLQKQKETLEADKTSLLDEAYHHVVKLEENALNVVSMSTNVHLDFLIKEMEKKHDTEKVNHLKQMKSRKDEGLLAGLRHV